In Rhinatrema bivittatum unplaced genomic scaffold, aRhiBiv1.1, whole genome shotgun sequence, a genomic segment contains:
- the LOC115082701 gene encoding disintegrin and metalloproteinase domain-containing protein 19-like produces the protein MAPLAKERKVEYLSNPTGAGGVFLQECKNPCCNAKNCTLKAGADCAHGICCHQCKLKPPGILCREQSRPCDLPEYCTGKSPFCPSNYYQLDGTACQDEQAYCYSGMCLTYEQQCSQLWGAGARPAPEICFEKVNAAGDQYGNCGKDLNGKYRACDARDAKCGKIQCQSSASKPLESNAVPIDTTVTMEGKRIKCRGMHVYRAAEEEGDMLDPGLVMTGTKCGAHHICFEGQCRNSSFFKAEECTKKCNGQGICNNNNNCHCFQGWGPPFCSRPGNGGSVDSGPLPSPGIGPVGIGILILLLVLCGIGVSIGYCFYRKRGCCSPAMNSVGGQTNLFFKLITQLKGRKPRKISETVMTNRQQQAIYKFSNQQ, from the exons ATGGCGCCACTAGCGAAGGAAAGGAAAGTGGAGTATCTCTCCAACCCCACAG GTGCTGGGGGGGTCTTCCTTCAGGAATGTAAGAATCCATGCTGCAATGCCAAGAATTGTACTCTGAAGGCCGGGGCTGACTGTGCtcatggaatctgttgccatCAGTGCAAG CTGAAGCCGCCTGGAATCTTGTGCAGGGAGCAGTCCAGGCCCTGTGACCTCCCGGAGTACTGCACGGGCAAATCGCCATTCTGCCCCTCTAATTATTACCAGCTGGATGGCACGGCCTGCCAGGACGAGCAGGCCTACTGCTACAGCGGGATGTGCCTCACCTACGAACAGCAGTGTTCCCAGCTGTGGGGAGCCG GAGCGAGGCCCGCGCCGGAGATCTGCTTTGAGAAGGTGAACGCTGCCGGCGACCAGTACGGCAACTGCGGAAAGGATCTGAATGGCAAATACAGAGCATGTGACGCCAG GGATGCAAAGTGCGGGAAGATTCAGTGCCAGAGCTCTGCTTCTAAGCCACTGGAGTCCAACGCGGTTCCCATCGACACCACCGTCACCATGGAGGGGAAGCGGATCAAGTGCCGGGGAATGCACGTGTACAGAGCTGCGGAGGAGGAAGGGGACATGCTGGACCCGGGGCTGGTGATGACCGGAACCAAATGTGGGGCCCATCAC ATTTGCTTTGAGGGGCAGTGCAGAAACAGCtccttcttcaaggccgaagaaTGTACCAAGAAGTGCAATGGTCAGGGG AtctgcaacaacaacaacaactgccACTGTTTCCAAGGATGGGGTCCGCCATTTTGTAGCAGACCAGGAAACGGAGGCAGTGTGGACAGTGGGCCGCTGCCTTCACCGG GCATTGGACCAGTGGGAATAGGAATTCTAATTCTCCTCCTGGTTTTGTGTGGGATTGGAGTTTCCATCGGCTACTGCTTCTACAGAAAAAG GGGTTGCTGCTCTCCAGCCATGAACAGTGTCGGTGGTCAAACTAACCTCTTCTTCAAACTCATAACTCAGCtcaaaggaagaaag CCTAGGAAAATTTCAGAGACCGTGATGACAAACAGGCAACAGCAAGCCATCTACAAGTTCTCTAACCAGCAG